One Nerophis lumbriciformis linkage group LG21, RoL_Nlum_v2.1, whole genome shotgun sequence DNA segment encodes these proteins:
- the dnajc28 gene encoding dnaJ homolog subfamily C member 28, with protein sequence MSFTCHLLLSCCSSCHGPFLLPRSGWSWWLRASSSRPQISSSLRENYRLLQLPEVEPIGDARVKESYLRLAKLYHPDSGASTADAVLFARVEEAYRSVLAHRSEARCRHAAKDVDEEEEDESKSVAPQHRHYLNYEGVGSGTPSQRERQYRQFRVDRASEQVLDYRQREHERAAAAEGALVKRDMRQRSRKIKITQAVERLVEDLIQESMARGDFRNLSGVGKPLNKFEHNPYADPMTHNLNRILIDNGYQPAWVVTQRDIREGAAHIRSALLEGRARLGEPMNPTERGRWEELRARAEEDLVKLNKMVDDYNLITPMLQMQMVHFSLAREAERAEKAARQRQLEQRAERERKREEKKRDNAASAKSRDTKPGLMSWMQSWLR encoded by the coding sequence ATGAGCTTCACTTGCCATCTACTGCTCTCCTGCTGCTCCTCCTGTCATGGACCTTTCCTGCTGCCGCGCTCTGGTTGGTCCTGGTGGCTCCGGGCGTCCAGCAGCAGACCCCAAATCAGCAGCAGCCTACGAGAGAACTACCGGCTGCTGCAACTGCCCGAGGTCGAGCCGATCGGTGACGCCCGCGTCAAGGAGTCCTACCTGCGCCTGGCCAAGCTTTACCACCCGGATTCTGGCGCTTCTACCGCCGATGCGGTCCTTTTCGCCCGGGTCGAGGAGGCCTACCGCTCCGTTCTGGCACACCGGAGCGAGGCACGGTGTCGGCATGCGGCGAAGGACGTAGACGAGGAGGAAGAGGACGAGTCCAAGAGTGTGGCTCCCCAGCATAGGCACTACCTCAACTACGAGGGTGTTGGCTCGGGCACTCCTAGTCAACGCGAACGCCAGTACCGGCAGTTCCGTGTAGATCGAGCTTCCGAGCAGGTCCTAGACTACCGGCAGAGGGAACACGAGAGAGCGGCAGCTGCAGAGGGGGCGCTGGTGAAGCGGGACATGCGTCAGCGCAGCAGGAAGATAAAGATCACCCAGGCAGTGGAGCGCCTTGTGGAGGACCTGATCCAGGAGTCCATGGCGCGAGGGGACTTCCGCAACCTGAGCGGCGTTGGAAAGCCTCTCAATAAGTTTGAGCACAACCCCTACGCTGACCCCATGACACACAACCTTAATCGCATCCTCATCGACAACGGCTACCAGCCAGCCTGGGTGGTCACGCAGCGAGACATCCGCGAGGGCGCCGCTCACATCCGTAGCGCTTTATTGGAGGGGAGGGCCCGGCTGGGGGAACCCATGAACCCGACGGAGCGCGGCAGGTGGGAGGAGCTACGTGCCCGCGCCGAGGAGGACCTGGTTAAGCTCAATAAGATGGTGGACGACTACAACCTGATCACGCCCATGCTCCAGATGCAGATGGTGCACTTCAGCTTGGCGCGGGAGGCGGAGCGCGCTGAGAAGGCTGCCCGACAGCGCCAACTAGAGCAGCGGGCGGAGCGGGAGAGAAAGAGGGAGGAGAAGAAGAGAGACAACGCCGCCAGCGCGAAGTCTAGAGACACAAAACCAGGCTTGATGTCTTGGATGCAAAGCTGGCTCAGATGA
- the LOC133621153 gene encoding sodium channel regulatory subunit beta-1: protein MICMWADGKALWTPCGTLMAAAQVRWTLFLVFGLLACRCHGGCSEVDSLTEAVEGRGFTLGCISCKIREEVVARTTVDWHFKARGEDHFAHIFHYDHPSADVLHEAFRGRLDWLGTQSKDVQAGAIAINNVTFGDAGTYRCTFQRTLILPGYRPSVSVEKEVELSVTSVGNRETTAVISEIVMYVLIVVLQLWLIGVLLYCYKKTLDDANAREARKALKAQKEPLHAEVDCDGVQLE from the exons ATGATTTGCATGTGGGCAGATGGAAAGGCTTTGTGGACACCGTGTGGGACTTTAATGGCTGCCGCTCAAGTCCGGTGGACTCTTTTCCTGGTCTTCGGCCTGCTTG CGTGTCGGTGTCATGGCGGCTGCTCGGAGGTGGACTCTCTGACGGAAGCGGTGGAAGGCCGCGGCTTCACGCTGGGATGCATCTCCTGCAAAATACGGGAGGAAGTGGTTGCCCGGACAACCGTGGACTGGCACTTCAAAGCTCGAGGAGAAGACCACTTCGCTCAC ATTTTCCACTACGACCACCCGAGTGCTGACGTCCTCCACGAGGCTTTCAGGGGTCGTCTGGACTGGCTCGGGACTCAAAGCAAGGACGTCCAGGCGGGCGCCATTGCCATCAACAACGTCACTTTCGGGGACGCGGGGACATACCGATGCACTTTCCAGCGCACGCTCATCCTGCCCGGCTACCGTCCAAGCGTGAGCGTGGAGAAGGAGGTGGAGCTCAGCGTAACGTCAGTGG GTAACCGCGAGACGACGGCAGTCATCTCGGAGATCGTGATGTACGTGCTGATTGTGGTTCTGCAGCTGTGGCTCATCGGGGTTCTGCTTTACTGCTACAAGAAGACTTTGGACGACGCCAACGCTCGGGAGGCCCGGAAGGCTCTCAAGGCGCAGAAGGA GCCGCTGCACGCCGAAGTGGATTGTGACGGGGTGCAGTTAGAGTAA